The window TTTCTCTCGAACTCAAGCTACAAAAAAGGAAAAACGAAAAGCGAACATCAAACCAAGTACTAGCTGACAAGAATTATTACTGAATATTAAGACTAAACaaataatgaaagaaaaatgcttacCACTTTCTTGACTCGGTCGTTTGCAGCAGGAGTACCACCAATCACACATTCCGAGTGATAAGGACTGCTGACACGAACCTCATTCATCACAACTATGACGGTCTTGTCCCAGTGGACTGGAAGCCTGGTTACATGTAAATGTCTTCTGTTAACAATATAACTAATACGCAGTACAAGACTACTAGTTCATAAATCACATTCATATTGATCGGGACAAATATAAAACAGGTGGAAAGCTAACGACTCCATGGCAAAAAGCACTAAAAAAATATGTATCGATGAACTTGCCTTATAAATCAATTACACAATCCTAACATTCATGTTAATAAAATGAAAGTTGGGTTTCCAAATGACAAAATTCTAATACAAGTTATACAACTGCATGAAGGAACTAAATCTAGTCATGAATATTCTACCACCCAAGTAAAAGTTGACAAACTAAAAGCTCAAGCACTCAATTAATTGACTCAAACAATTACAGATAACGATTGCAGCTTAACATTACAACTCGAaaatttttagaaaacaaaggtaTACGAATTCGCTAGTATCTATATTATCTATTATGGTATCCCACATTAAGCACATGCAAAGGAATGACCGGGTATGTTTCTTTTTCTCTTTAGACAAATAAAACAGAAGTTCCCCTAAAACAAGCATTTTGTTTGGACATCCTTTCACGTTACTCGATCGATATGGTGTTGGGAATTGGGAACACTTGGAACATCAAACATAACAATAACAGAAGTATGTGCAAAGTTAAATTTTACAACCAAAGGAAAATTATCTTCCCCTAAATCGAAAGCTCAATAGTCACCCTAAATAATGCACGCCAGAGAGTAAActaggaattagggaaaatcctGATAGAAAACAACTCATTAGACTTCTGCATAAAAAATAAGTAGCTTATAAATACGAACAAGTTTGGATAAACATTTTCACAAGCTCTTATATAGAGTTGTCAATCATAGAATGTGGAAAATTATGGTTTGTTCAAAATCATCTATGCTACCACTATTTGAACAGCCAAGGTAGTTAAAATTGAGATTTTATGCAAAATCAGGTAGGGGAAGTAAAATTGCAAACTGTGGAATCATAACACTATGTCTAGGATTATACAAAATTCTAAAACtcatatatatgtatatcaaaCAGCATTAGTAAGACTGTAAGACAAATAAAATCTAAATCACTCGAAATACTTGAGTAAATTTAAATTCATAAGCACAACTCAAAAGTAAGATAACAAAAAACCTTAAATCACACTTGAAATacttatataaatttaaattcattcaTAAGCATTATTGCAGAAAGTTTTCAAGGATAATAGATTATACCATTCAACAATTAATTAACAGGAAAGATTCCACCCGATTCCACCAAAATAGGATTATGTATTCTCTTAATTGCCGAGGGCAAGTATAATCACAAGATCATGGATTTTTACAATTCAAATCGGGATTTTAACTACCATGACAACACTCTATACTAACTAGAGTATTGCTTCCACCACGCTATAGCACCGCTATATGATAATAGCACTActtttacaacaacaacaacaacaacaaccatgtattatcccactaagtggagtCTGCTACACTAATCAACTTCGGCCATAATGTTTTATCCAGGATCATGTTTCTATCCAAATTGTTAATCTTGAGATCTTTCTCAATAACTTTtcttatagtttttctaggtCTTCATCTACCTCTAACTATTTGATTTCTCACCAtctgatctactctccttaccaCGGAATCTACACGTCTTCCCTCTACATGCCTAAACCACCTAAGTCTATAACACTACTTTTATAGAAATTATAAGACGaattagataaaaataaaaaactccaATTATATAGTAAGTTAGAAACTAATCTAATTTGGTACAACTAACCAAAATTTTAAATTCACTTAAAAAATGATTACAACTCTAAGATGCTAAACCCTAAACTCAAAATTGGACATGATAACAATGAATATGCTTTGATCCATTCATACAATTTGAGTTAATTTGAAACAGAACTTACGTTTTAGACAAAGCATCAAAGATAATCTGTGCCTCACTAGAAACACCAACCCCTATCCTCTCAGCTTCAGCCTCTGCTTGTCTACAACCccaaatcaaaaatcaaacatcaaaatcacagaaaaaaatcattttgcaaaatgatgaaaaaatttGAAACGAATTTAGAATACCTAATGGCAAGTAGTTCCCTTGATTGAAGAGTATGAAGGTCAACATGAGAATCAATTGGAAGTGGGTCATGACCCTGACCTAAAAAGGTG is drawn from Vicia villosa cultivar HV-30 ecotype Madison, WI unplaced genomic scaffold, Vvil1.0 ctg.000256F_1_1, whole genome shotgun sequence and contains these coding sequences:
- the LOC131626041 gene encoding uncharacterized protein LOC131626041; protein product: MSIESGSSIISNNADEFAVGCFLSIRTTLGDEFEGQVVTFDRATNFLGLLEGSKHGPLRNIRILSADYIKDFTFLGQGHDPLPIDSHVDLHTLQSRELLAIRQAEAEAERIGVGVSSEAQIIFDALSKTLPVHWDKTVIVVMNEVRVSSPYHSECVIGGTPAANDRVKKVLEFERKRLQLRG